One window of the Capnocytophaga haemolytica genome contains the following:
- the rpmA gene encoding 50S ribosomal protein L27 — MAHKKGVGSSKNGRESHSKRLGVKIFGGQLAVAGNIIVRQRGTQHNAGENVYIGKDHTLHAKVDGIVKFQKKRDNKSYVSIIPLEA; from the coding sequence ATGGCTCACAAGAAAGGTGTCGGTAGTTCAAAGAACGGACGGGAATCACACTCTAAACGCTTAGGTGTGAAGATATTCGGCGGTCAGTTAGCGGTCGCTGGGAATATTATTGTAAGACAGCGCGGTACGCAGCACAATGCGGGCGAGAATGTGTATATTGGCAAAGACCATACACTGCACGCAAAGGTTGACGGTATCGTGAAGTTTCAGAAGAAACGCGATAACAAGTCGTATGTTTCAATCATTCCATTGGAAGCATAA
- the infB gene encoding translation initiation factor IF-2 yields the protein MSEGITTRLSKVLKELNISLETAVDYLKKEKGVEIESNPNTKVSEEVVNLLSNKFNADKSKREVSKEIVEDQRKAREAIRLEQERENAEKRKQQEQEVIKAKAQLAGLKQVGKIDLDEKKDEKANEPVNQKKDTAPKTQLNTQTSLTKEDKSKKEKKKGNKDDNSSQAPIDQPITQKKKEEKSKQEIKDTPEVGVIETQYQKLTGPKLVGEKIDLSQFEKKKKKKKKNRSKDKEDTQGTQASEGGEKRKRKRIIKDSDQRSASGSQKGDKKAKIFTKIEPTEEEVQKQVRETLEKLQGKTTKSKGAKYRKEKRDTHRQRMEDEIAQQEQEQSTLKVTEFVTVSELATMMDVPVNKVIGACMTLGIMVTMNQRLDAETLTIVADEFGFDVEFATANIEEAIHIEEDAPEDLVPRAPIVTVMGHVDHGKTSLLDYIRKENVIAGESGGITQHIGAYSVKLENGERITFLDTPGHEAFTAMRARGTKITDIAIIMVAADDDVMPQTKEAISHAQAAGVPIIFAINKIDKPNANPDKIKEQLANMNLLVEEWGGKIQSQDISAKKGIGVPELLEKVLLEAEILELKANPNKPAIGTVVEASLDKGRGYVSTVLVEGGTLHIGDYVLAGTCSGKIRAMHDERGKKVTAAGPSTPISILGLDGAPQAGDKFYVFEDEKEAKQIVAKRAQLQREQSVRTQRHITLDEIGRRIALGDFKQLNIILKGDVDGSVEALTDSFQKLSTEEIQVSIIHKGVGAITESDVLLASASDAIIIGFNVRPMTSARALAEKESIDIRTYSIIYDAINDLKDAMEGMLSPEFKEEVTGTVEIRELFKISKVGTIAGCMVTDGKIYRTSKIRLLRDNVVIYTGELSSLKRFKDDVKEVSKGYDCGLQIKNYNDIHEGDVLEAYQEVAVKKKL from the coding sequence ATGAGTGAGGGAATAACAACCAGATTAAGTAAAGTTTTAAAGGAATTAAACATCTCCTTAGAGACTGCTGTGGATTATCTTAAAAAAGAGAAAGGGGTTGAGATAGAATCCAATCCTAACACAAAGGTTTCTGAGGAAGTGGTAAATCTCCTTTCGAACAAATTTAATGCTGACAAGAGTAAACGTGAGGTTTCGAAAGAGATTGTTGAAGACCAGCGCAAAGCACGGGAAGCTATACGCTTAGAACAAGAAAGAGAGAATGCTGAGAAGCGTAAGCAGCAAGAGCAGGAAGTTATTAAGGCAAAAGCTCAATTGGCAGGATTAAAGCAAGTGGGAAAGATTGATCTTGATGAGAAAAAAGATGAAAAGGCTAATGAGCCTGTAAATCAAAAGAAAGATACAGCACCCAAAACTCAGCTTAATACACAAACTTCTTTAACAAAAGAAGACAAGTCTAAGAAAGAGAAAAAGAAAGGCAACAAAGATGACAATAGCTCACAGGCACCTATAGACCAACCTATTACTCAAAAGAAGAAAGAGGAGAAGTCTAAACAAGAGATAAAAGATACGCCAGAAGTTGGAGTAATTGAGACACAGTATCAAAAGTTGACAGGTCCGAAATTAGTCGGTGAGAAGATTGATTTAAGTCAATTTGAGAAAAAGAAGAAAAAGAAGAAGAAAAACCGTAGTAAAGATAAGGAAGACACACAAGGTACTCAAGCTAGTGAAGGAGGCGAAAAGCGTAAGCGTAAACGCATCATCAAAGATAGTGACCAAAGAAGTGCTTCAGGTAGTCAGAAAGGAGACAAGAAGGCTAAGATATTTACCAAGATAGAGCCTACTGAGGAAGAAGTGCAAAAGCAAGTGCGCGAAACCTTAGAGAAACTGCAAGGGAAGACTACCAAATCCAAAGGGGCTAAGTACCGTAAGGAAAAACGCGATACACATCGCCAGCGTATGGAAGATGAAATCGCTCAACAGGAACAAGAGCAGAGCACACTGAAAGTTACTGAGTTTGTAACTGTAAGCGAGTTGGCAACGATGATGGATGTGCCTGTAAACAAGGTGATCGGGGCTTGTATGACGCTGGGCATAATGGTAACGATGAACCAACGCTTAGATGCTGAAACACTGACCATCGTAGCGGATGAGTTTGGCTTTGATGTAGAGTTTGCTACAGCCAACATCGAAGAGGCTATCCACATTGAGGAGGATGCTCCTGAAGACCTTGTTCCTCGTGCGCCTATCGTAACGGTAATGGGACACGTAGACCACGGGAAGACTTCGTTGCTTGACTATATTCGTAAGGAGAATGTGATTGCAGGCGAAAGTGGTGGTATCACCCAGCACATTGGAGCATACAGCGTAAAACTTGAGAACGGCGAGCGCATTACCTTCCTCGATACCCCTGGGCACGAAGCTTTTACGGCAATGCGTGCACGCGGTACGAAGATCACCGATATTGCCATCATTATGGTGGCTGCAGATGACGATGTGATGCCACAGACCAAGGAAGCTATCAGCCACGCACAAGCTGCGGGTGTGCCCATCATCTTTGCCATCAATAAGATTGATAAGCCAAATGCCAATCCTGATAAGATAAAAGAACAACTCGCTAATATGAACCTCTTAGTAGAGGAATGGGGAGGTAAGATACAGTCGCAGGACATCTCTGCCAAGAAGGGCATTGGCGTGCCTGAACTCTTAGAGAAGGTGCTTTTAGAGGCTGAAATATTAGAGCTAAAAGCGAATCCTAACAAGCCTGCCATCGGTACGGTAGTAGAAGCCTCATTGGACAAAGGGCGCGGCTATGTATCGACTGTGCTAGTGGAAGGAGGTACACTTCATATTGGAGATTACGTATTGGCAGGTACTTGCTCTGGTAAGATACGGGCAATGCACGATGAACGCGGTAAGAAAGTAACTGCTGCAGGCCCTTCAACGCCTATTTCTATCTTAGGGTTAGACGGGGCACCACAGGCAGGGGATAAGTTCTATGTGTTTGAAGATGAGAAAGAGGCAAAACAGATCGTTGCTAAACGTGCACAATTACAGCGTGAACAATCAGTGCGTACACAACGCCATATTACCTTAGACGAAATCGGACGCCGTATTGCCTTGGGCGACTTCAAGCAGCTTAATATCATCCTCAAAGGGGACGTAGATGGCTCAGTAGAAGCCTTAACAGACTCATTCCAGAAACTATCCACAGAGGAAATACAGGTATCGATTATCCACAAGGGTGTGGGTGCTATCACCGAATCGGATGTGCTTTTGGCTTCGGCATCTGATGCCATCATCATTGGCTTTAACGTACGCCCAATGACCAGTGCACGCGCTTTGGCAGAGAAAGAGTCTATTGATATACGCACTTACTCCATCATCTACGATGCTATCAACGACCTGAAAGATGCAATGGAAGGTATGCTCTCACCAGAGTTCAAGGAAGAAGTAACAGGTACGGTTGAGATTCGCGAGCTCTTCAAGATCTCCAAGGTAGGTACCATTGCGGGCTGTATGGTTACCGATGGTAAGATTTACCGCACCTCAAAGATACGTCTCTTACGCGATAACGTAGTGATCTACACCGGCGAGCTCTCTTCACTCAAACGCTTTAAAGACGATGTGAAGGAAGTGAGCAAAGGTTATGATTGCGGTTTGCAAATCAAGAACTACAACGACATTCACGAAGGCGATGTGCTTGAAGCTTATCAAGAGGTAGCCGTGAAGAAGAAGCTGTAG
- the nusA gene encoding transcription termination factor NusA, with protein MDSLELIQSFSEFKDDKSINRETLMAILEEVFRNTLKKKYGSDDNFVIIINPDKGDLQIFRNRVVVEDGAVTNDNQEIELSVARKIEPDFEVGEDVSEEIKIDDLGRRAILALRQNLISKIHEYDSTTIYQRFKDLIGQIYVGEIHHIRHKAIILLDDEGNEVILPKEKQIPSDFFKKGEHVRGIIESVELKSTKPTIIMSRISPLFLERLFEQEIPEIADGLITIHKVVRIPGEKAKVAVDSFDDRIDAVGACVGVRGSRIHGIVRELGNENIDVIPYTTNASLLISRALAPAKVSEIVLNEETKRADVYLANEEVSKAIGKSGYNIRLASQLSGYEIDVYREGATDEDIELTEFDDEIEDWVIEELQKAGLDTAKSVLELSVEDLMLRTDLEEETIVEVQRILAEEFNG; from the coding sequence ATGGATAGTCTTGAATTGATTCAGTCATTTTCAGAGTTTAAAGACGATAAATCGATTAACCGTGAGACCTTGATGGCTATTTTAGAGGAAGTGTTTCGCAATACCTTAAAGAAGAAATACGGATCGGATGATAATTTTGTCATTATCATCAATCCTGATAAAGGAGATTTGCAGATATTTCGCAATCGCGTGGTAGTAGAAGATGGAGCTGTAACCAATGATAATCAAGAGATTGAACTGTCAGTAGCACGTAAAATAGAGCCTGACTTTGAGGTGGGTGAAGATGTTTCAGAAGAGATTAAAATTGATGATTTGGGTAGGCGTGCTATTTTGGCGCTACGTCAGAATTTAATTTCGAAGATACACGAGTATGATAGCACGACGATCTATCAGCGATTCAAGGATTTGATAGGTCAGATCTATGTAGGTGAAATTCACCACATTCGCCATAAGGCAATTATCTTGCTGGACGATGAAGGGAATGAGGTAATTCTACCTAAGGAAAAACAGATCCCTTCGGATTTCTTTAAGAAAGGGGAGCACGTACGAGGCATTATTGAGTCGGTAGAGCTAAAAAGCACAAAGCCAACGATTATAATGTCGCGTATATCGCCGTTGTTCTTGGAGCGCTTATTCGAGCAAGAAATACCAGAAATTGCCGATGGCTTGATAACTATCCACAAAGTGGTACGTATCCCTGGCGAGAAGGCTAAGGTGGCTGTAGATTCGTTTGACGACCGTATTGATGCGGTTGGTGCTTGTGTGGGGGTTCGTGGATCGCGCATTCACGGTATTGTTCGTGAACTTGGTAATGAGAACATTGACGTGATACCTTATACTACCAATGCTTCACTGCTTATCAGCAGAGCATTAGCTCCTGCAAAAGTAAGTGAAATAGTACTGAATGAAGAAACGAAACGCGCCGACGTGTACTTAGCAAATGAAGAAGTTTCAAAGGCAATAGGTAAATCGGGGTATAACATACGCTTAGCAAGCCAGCTTTCTGGTTATGAGATAGATGTATATCGTGAAGGCGCTACTGATGAGGATATTGAACTCACTGAGTTTGACGACGAAATAGAAGATTGGGTGATTGAAGAGCTTCAAAAAGCGGGATTAGATACAGCTAAGAGCGTATTGGAATTGAGTGTTGAGGATCTAATGTTACGCACTGACCTTGAAGAAGAAACCATAGTAGAGGTACAGCGTATTTTAGCAGAGGAGTTTAATGGTTAA
- a CDS encoding universal stress protein: MKNILVTTDFSEKSIAALHIAIELAKQHKAKVYVLHALELPIRLITETQVSVPEAMYFLNLTKQRFADLKKEIGNEVPLHDLVETLPVVEAVNEAIKKHNIDLVLMGSNGASGAKELFIGSNAEKVIRSATVPVLVIKNPDEKLNIKHIMFGCDFSKRFLKPFEKAVNFAKLFNAKIDLVYVNTPYQFLTTSEINARMKEFLSEEHISMKKFDTYVYNDIRVETGILNFVKEHDVDLICMFPNGRKGIAHFFNGSISSDLVNHSDTPVLTIKL, from the coding sequence ATGAAAAACATTTTAGTAACTACCGATTTTTCAGAGAAATCAATTGCTGCATTGCACATAGCAATTGAGTTGGCTAAACAGCACAAAGCGAAGGTGTATGTACTGCACGCTTTGGAATTGCCTATCCGCCTTATTACTGAGACGCAAGTATCTGTGCCTGAGGCTATGTATTTTCTGAATCTGACAAAGCAGCGTTTTGCAGATTTGAAGAAGGAGATAGGTAACGAGGTGCCTTTGCACGACCTTGTAGAGACGCTTCCTGTGGTTGAGGCTGTCAATGAGGCTATTAAGAAGCATAATATCGACCTTGTGTTGATGGGCTCGAATGGGGCATCAGGGGCTAAGGAGCTATTTATTGGTTCGAATGCTGAGAAGGTAATCCGCTCGGCAACGGTGCCTGTGCTGGTGATTAAGAATCCTGATGAAAAGCTCAATATCAAGCACATTATGTTTGGCTGCGACTTTTCGAAGCGTTTCTTGAAGCCTTTTGAGAAGGCTGTGAATTTTGCAAAACTCTTCAACGCTAAGATTGACTTGGTGTACGTCAATACGCCTTATCAGTTCCTCACTACCAGTGAGATTAATGCGCGTATGAAGGAGTTCCTCAGTGAGGAGCATATTTCAATGAAGAAGTTTGATACTTACGTGTACAACGACATACGTGTGGAAACGGGGATCCTCAATTTTGTTAAGGAGCACGATGTGGATCTTATCTGTATGTTCCCTAATGGGCGTAAGGGTATCGCGCACTTCTTTAATGGAAGTATTAGTAGCGACTTGGTGAACCATTCGGATACACCAGTGCTTACGATAAAACTTTAA
- the ftsZ gene encoding cell division protein FtsZ, with the protein MSQDILFDLPKNNSNYIKVIGVGGGGCNAVNFMHNEGIKGVDYVVCNTDAQALENSPVANKIQLGITITEGLGAGANPEIGEKAALESLEDIRKALEGNTQMVFITAGMGGGTGTGAVPVIAKQAKEMGILTVAIVTSPFMYEGLKRSRQAQAGIKKLRDSVDSLIVINNNKLTEIYGDLGIKESYAKADEILLKGAKGMAEVISKHYIMNIDLRDARTVLENGGTAIMGSAIADGENRAYDAVAAALNSPLLNDNKITGAKNALLLVVFGDKQATPRELEEISNFIQEQAGENMADLIMGVGEDDTLGDALSVTVVATGFDADQQQEIVNAETKKVIYTLDENQTVTHDLTERRGAVVNPLANTQENYPIPAVPEIKKEQSLSDLFNIWVDCEVISSEDETFVIVEKPQPKAAPHHNTERKQEVKASPMIKHQQHKEETYEAPIVHQLQEVGHNSMGGYRDRRESAPTINEKGEVRYTLEDYTELEQAFRDAKPNEYTSEKSSNEFILYKKEDSNHTLNTPVQMRMFDDEDDASLDPINGKISDVMTKRSSRLQDYNYKFGSGNQSRTSVGKDSSGEFQIRKNNSYLHDNVD; encoded by the coding sequence ATGAGCCAAGACATTCTATTTGATTTGCCAAAGAATAACAGTAATTATATTAAAGTTATTGGCGTAGGAGGCGGAGGGTGCAACGCCGTAAATTTTATGCACAACGAAGGTATCAAAGGGGTGGATTATGTGGTATGTAATACCGATGCCCAAGCCCTTGAAAATAGCCCCGTAGCTAACAAAATCCAGTTGGGAATCACTATCACTGAAGGATTAGGTGCTGGAGCAAACCCTGAGATAGGCGAGAAAGCTGCTCTTGAAAGCTTAGAGGATATCCGTAAAGCCTTAGAGGGGAATACCCAGATGGTATTTATCACTGCTGGTATGGGAGGGGGCACTGGTACAGGTGCCGTTCCTGTAATTGCAAAGCAAGCTAAGGAAATGGGAATACTCACCGTGGCTATCGTCACTTCACCTTTTATGTATGAAGGTTTGAAACGTAGCCGTCAAGCACAAGCAGGGATTAAGAAGCTCCGTGATAGTGTGGACTCCCTTATTGTAATCAATAACAATAAGCTCACCGAAATCTACGGGGACTTAGGTATTAAGGAAAGTTATGCCAAAGCTGATGAGATTCTACTTAAAGGCGCTAAAGGAATGGCTGAGGTAATCAGTAAGCACTATATTATGAATATAGACTTACGCGACGCCCGCACTGTACTCGAAAACGGTGGTACCGCCATTATGGGTTCTGCTATAGCCGACGGTGAAAACCGTGCTTATGATGCCGTAGCCGCAGCGCTCAACTCACCTTTATTAAATGACAATAAAATAACAGGTGCTAAAAACGCGTTGCTGTTAGTCGTTTTTGGGGACAAGCAGGCTACGCCTCGTGAGTTAGAGGAAATCAGTAACTTCATTCAAGAGCAAGCAGGTGAAAATATGGCTGACCTCATTATGGGGGTTGGTGAAGATGACACCTTAGGTGATGCCCTTTCAGTAACCGTAGTTGCTACAGGCTTTGATGCTGACCAACAACAGGAGATTGTAAATGCTGAGACCAAAAAGGTAATCTATACACTTGATGAAAACCAAACAGTAACTCACGACCTTACAGAGCGACGTGGAGCGGTAGTAAACCCTTTAGCCAATACGCAGGAAAACTACCCAATTCCTGCAGTTCCAGAGATAAAAAAGGAGCAATCTTTATCAGACTTATTCAACATTTGGGTAGATTGCGAGGTGATTTCTTCAGAAGATGAAACCTTTGTGATAGTTGAAAAACCTCAACCTAAGGCAGCCCCTCATCATAATACAGAGAGAAAGCAAGAAGTAAAAGCATCTCCTATGATTAAGCACCAGCAGCATAAAGAAGAGACGTATGAAGCTCCTATAGTTCATCAGTTGCAAGAGGTAGGTCACAATTCAATGGGAGGCTATAGAGACCGTAGAGAGAGTGCTCCTACTATCAATGAGAAGGGTGAGGTACGATATACCTTAGAGGATTATACTGAGCTTGAACAGGCCTTTAGAGATGCTAAACCTAACGAATACACCTCTGAGAAATCATCTAATGAGTTTATTCTCTATAAAAAGGAAGACTCAAACCACACCCTCAACACACCTGTGCAAATGCGTATGTTCGATGATGAGGATGATGCCTCATTAGACCCTATCAATGGGAAAATATCGGATGTAATGACAAAACGCTCAAGTCGCTTGCAGGACTATAACTACAAATTTGGTAGTGGTAATCAGTCGCGTACTAGTGTGGGTAAAGATAGTTCGGGGGAGTTTCAGATAAGAAAGAACAACTCTTATTTGCACGATAATGTTGATTAA
- a CDS encoding M1 family metallopeptidase → MNKLIATLCVVFTTSFATAQNYWQQAVDYKMDVHINVKNYQYKGTQRLVYTNNSPDTLNVVFYHLYFNAFQPGSEMDSHLQSLPDPDPRMATNVGTKDKPQWVSRISQLKPNEIGYLKVLSLTQDGQSVSYEHASTILKVKLAKPILPKGQAVFEMTFEGQVPVMIRRAGRNSPDGVALSMAQWYPKMVAYDFKGWHATEYLGREFYGVWGDFDVKITIDKNYILGGSGVLQNPNEVGCGYEEAGAKVPKVKGKTKTWHFVAKRVHDFTWSADPEYVHDKVALKDGKTFHFLYKKYKENWKRIQPEMVKVYDFYNTIVGKYPWEQYTFLQGGDGGMEYAMCTLIVGNERYESLLGTAIHELGHAWFQHLLGTDEATYPWMDEGFTSFIEDLAKQLVIHPNSGHIPFGNAYKAYFTLATSQFDETPITHSDRYASNYAYSINSYRKGTLFLTQLGYIIGDKVVIKALQEYYKQWAFKSPTPNDFIRIAEKVSGMQLQWFLNEFMQTTHTADYAVESVKAKGNKTEIVLKRIGRMPLPIDLFVVEKSKKVHYYYIPLRMQFGNKPNPYMLFDQEIMPAWGWGNTTYTLEINMPLEKIQTVAIDADNLSVDINKANNVFQNP, encoded by the coding sequence ATGAATAAATTAATCGCTACACTTTGTGTGGTATTTACTACAAGCTTCGCAACAGCACAGAACTACTGGCAACAGGCTGTGGATTACAAGATGGATGTGCATATCAACGTTAAGAATTATCAGTATAAGGGTACACAACGGCTTGTGTACACGAATAATTCGCCTGATACGCTCAATGTGGTGTTTTATCATCTGTATTTCAATGCCTTTCAACCTGGAAGTGAGATGGATAGTCACCTGCAATCGCTACCTGATCCCGACCCTCGTATGGCTACTAATGTAGGGACGAAAGATAAGCCCCAGTGGGTGAGCCGTATTTCGCAGTTAAAGCCTAATGAGATTGGCTATCTGAAAGTGCTTTCGCTTACTCAGGATGGGCAATCGGTGAGCTATGAGCACGCAAGCACGATTTTAAAAGTGAAGTTGGCAAAGCCTATTTTGCCAAAAGGACAGGCAGTTTTTGAAATGACTTTTGAAGGTCAGGTACCTGTGATGATACGTCGTGCAGGGCGTAATAGTCCTGATGGGGTTGCTCTCTCAATGGCTCAGTGGTATCCTAAGATGGTGGCTTATGACTTTAAAGGTTGGCACGCTACGGAGTACTTAGGACGTGAGTTCTATGGCGTGTGGGGGGACTTTGATGTGAAGATAACGATTGATAAGAATTATATCCTCGGTGGCTCAGGGGTGCTACAGAACCCTAATGAAGTGGGCTGCGGTTATGAAGAAGCAGGGGCAAAAGTGCCTAAGGTGAAAGGCAAGACTAAAACTTGGCATTTTGTAGCGAAACGGGTACACGACTTTACGTGGTCGGCAGACCCTGAGTACGTGCACGATAAGGTTGCCTTGAAGGATGGTAAGACTTTTCACTTCCTTTATAAGAAATACAAGGAGAATTGGAAGCGCATTCAGCCTGAGATGGTAAAGGTGTACGACTTCTATAATACGATTGTCGGTAAATACCCTTGGGAGCAGTACACCTTCTTGCAAGGAGGTGATGGAGGAATGGAGTATGCTATGTGCACGTTGATTGTAGGTAATGAGCGGTATGAGAGTTTGCTTGGGACAGCTATCCACGAGTTGGGGCACGCGTGGTTTCAGCATTTGCTAGGCACGGACGAGGCTACCTATCCGTGGATGGATGAGGGATTTACTTCTTTCATTGAAGATTTGGCAAAGCAACTGGTCATCCATCCTAACAGTGGACATATACCGTTTGGTAATGCTTATAAGGCGTATTTTACCTTAGCCACTTCACAGTTTGACGAAACACCAATTACACACTCCGATAGGTATGCGAGCAACTATGCGTATTCGATTAATTCGTATAGAAAAGGAACGCTCTTCCTCACACAATTGGGGTATATCATTGGCGATAAGGTAGTGATTAAAGCACTGCAAGAGTACTATAAGCAATGGGCATTTAAATCGCCTACGCCTAATGACTTTATTCGTATCGCAGAGAAAGTTTCGGGGATGCAATTGCAGTGGTTTCTCAATGAGTTTATGCAGACCACCCATACGGCTGACTATGCTGTGGAAAGCGTAAAAGCGAAGGGCAATAAGACGGAAATAGTGCTTAAACGCATAGGCAGAATGCCACTACCTATTGATCTTTTTGTGGTAGAGAAGAGCAAGAAAGTGCATTATTACTACATCCCGCTGAGGATGCAGTTTGGCAATAAGCCTAATCCGTATATGCTTTTTGATCAAGAGATAATGCCTGCTTGGGGCTGGGGAAATACGACTTATACTTTGGAGATAAATATGCCTTTGGAGAAAATACAAACGGTAGCCATTGATGCTGATAACCTATCGGTGGACATTAATAAGGCAAATAATGTGTTCCAGAATCCGTAA
- the rimP gene encoding ribosome assembly cofactor RimP — MSLEEKVTALVDSALEAYPELFSTDITVSSDNVIRVVLDGDKGVNIDDCIHISRAVEVPLDAEGYDFSLEVTSYGAAEPFRLERQFKKNAGREVELVTIGGIKHKGLLKGIAEGKVVLETETREPKAVGKGKVTVKKEHYFDVEEVKEAKVIIKF; from the coding sequence ATGAGTTTAGAAGAGAAGGTTACCGCATTAGTTGATAGCGCTTTAGAGGCTTATCCTGAACTGTTTAGCACTGATATCACAGTGAGTTCGGACAATGTGATCCGAGTGGTTTTGGATGGTGATAAGGGGGTGAACATTGATGATTGTATCCATATTAGCAGGGCAGTAGAAGTGCCGCTTGATGCCGAAGGGTATGATTTTTCATTGGAAGTTACCTCTTATGGTGCCGCTGAGCCTTTCCGCTTAGAGCGTCAATTTAAGAAAAACGCAGGTAGGGAGGTAGAACTTGTCACCATAGGTGGAATAAAACACAAGGGGCTGCTAAAGGGTATTGCTGAAGGTAAGGTAGTTTTAGAGACCGAAACACGTGAGCCCAAGGCTGTTGGCAAAGGCAAAGTAACTGTAAAAAAAGAACATTATTTCGACGTAGAAGAAGTAAAAGAAGCAAAAGTAATCATTAAATTTTAA
- the tyrS gene encoding tyrosine--tRNA ligase, translated as MKNFIEELRWRGMIQDIMPDTEQHLLEGLRSAYVGIDPTADSLHIGHLVGVMMLRHFQNCGHKPYALIGGATGMIGDPSGKSVERNLLTEQVLAHNIAGIKKQLARFLDFESNEPNRAELVNNYDWMKNFSFLSFIRDVGKHITVNYMMAKDSVKKRFDPNENTDGMSFTEFSYQLIQGYDYLHLYQEKGLTLQMGGSDQWGNITTGAEMIRRILGGKAYALTCPLITKADGTKFGKSEGGNVWLDPEKTSPYKFYQYWINTSDDDAKRYIKIFTMLSKETIENLIAQHNEAPHLRILQSKLAEELTLLVHGKEELEKAQQASQILFGNASSASLKTLDAKTFLEVFDGVPQAQIGRADLQIGLDMIAILSVKTGFISSNSEARRALKENSIAINKEKVAEDYTVTPADLINDKFILLQRGKKNYFVVEVI; from the coding sequence ATGAAGAACTTTATCGAAGAACTACGTTGGAGAGGAATGATTCAGGATATAATGCCTGATACAGAGCAACATCTTTTAGAGGGGCTCCGCTCCGCTTATGTAGGCATTGACCCTACTGCCGACTCCCTGCATATAGGGCACTTGGTAGGCGTGATGATGCTCCGCCATTTCCAAAACTGTGGCCACAAGCCCTACGCCCTTATCGGAGGTGCCACAGGTATGATTGGCGACCCTTCAGGCAAGTCCGTTGAGCGCAACCTCCTCACAGAACAAGTATTAGCACATAACATCGCAGGTATAAAAAAACAGCTCGCCAGGTTTCTCGACTTCGAAAGTAATGAGCCCAACCGCGCTGAACTGGTCAATAACTACGACTGGATGAAGAACTTCTCCTTCCTGTCCTTTATCCGTGATGTGGGTAAGCACATTACAGTCAACTATATGATGGCTAAGGATTCAGTCAAGAAGCGCTTCGACCCCAATGAAAATACCGATGGAATGTCCTTCACGGAGTTCTCATACCAGCTCATTCAGGGCTATGATTACCTCCATCTTTACCAAGAAAAGGGATTAACCCTGCAAATGGGTGGCTCTGATCAATGGGGAAATATCACCACAGGAGCTGAGATGATTCGTCGTATCTTAGGAGGTAAAGCCTATGCCCTCACCTGTCCGCTGATCACCAAAGCCGACGGAACTAAGTTTGGCAAGTCAGAAGGGGGCAACGTATGGTTAGACCCCGAGAAGACCTCGCCGTACAAGTTCTACCAATACTGGATCAACACCTCCGACGACGATGCTAAACGCTATATTAAAATCTTCACAATGCTCTCTAAGGAAACCATAGAAAACCTTATTGCTCAGCACAATGAAGCACCTCATCTGCGTATACTCCAAAGTAAACTCGCTGAAGAACTCACCCTTTTGGTACACGGTAAAGAAGAGTTAGAAAAGGCACAACAAGCCTCACAAATCCTCTTTGGAAATGCCTCTTCAGCAAGCCTCAAAACCTTAGATGCTAAAACCTTCTTAGAAGTATTTGACGGAGTGCCCCAAGCACAAATAGGTAGAGCTGATCTACAGATAGGCTTAGATATGATAGCTATTCTCTCAGTCAAGACAGGTTTTATCAGTTCAAACTCTGAGGCACGTCGTGCCTTAAAGGAAAATTCTATAGCCATCAATAAAGAGAAGGTAGCTGAGGACTATACAGTAACCCCAGCAGATCTTATCAATGATAAGTTTATCCTCCTGCAAAGAGGAAAGAAGAACTACTTTGTAGTAGAAGTGATTTAG